The nucleotide sequence gacaaaaaatgacaaatggttaaattttaaaaattgggatTTCACttatccttttaatcaaataatcattattttattgttgatacaatttaatttaatttaatttaaatatttgatattttattaaatgctTTTTCAATAGTAggttatttttctcttaatttcaagctttttttttaatatttagatttttatgtttaatcaaGTAATTATAATTTACAATTAACCACCTAAGTTTTTAATATTGTGCTATATTTATATTACCATGtcattatagatatttttttaaataaaaaatatattattttcaatttatttgtattaaattatgtaaaaaaaaaaaaaaaaaaaatccttcaaatCTATTgttgattagaaaaaaaaaaattctaaaaaatacttaagaaaTTCTAGTCAAATTTCTTGCTATgtttaaaaactcttttaaaaatatcctttgaatttttctaaaagttatGTAACAaagaatttctaaaaaaaaaatatgaaaaaattctagtcaaatttctttcttttttaaaaaaattcttgaaaatattgtttgaatatttatttattttttttgttttaaaaaaaagttaaacctttttggaaataatctttatatttttttcaacttaattttGATATACTAGAATTCTTCTATCATGGCTAATGTCAATAATtaccaaattataaaaatattttaaaaaaaaattgtcaataatCTTAGtatttttgtcatttaattTTGATACACTACGATTTCTTCTTTCGTAGCTAATGTCAATAATTACCTACTTTATTGAATGATATGGAGAACATTATTTCTCAAATACAAAAAtgtattcatatttattataatccacctcttcttttttttttttttctacttttaccCCTCCTATACAAAAATGTTTCATGTCTTTGACATTTTTAGTAAggatatacatatatttacttcatattttattacaataaatacaaaagattaataaaaaaaataaaaacctaagaTTAACCAAAGTATAGACACACTtgtaattctaaaaataatggaCAATGATGGAAAacatatctctctctctctctctctctctctctctctacatatattataattattttcattgtatattttcttataaatttttgttttctagatatattttatcatatgaaAGTGTAATTGAGGTATTAACTAATGCAAACTAAATATATGTTTGAAAGaaatatacatacatatgaGGAAAATTCAAAcaacttaaataatttaataaataaaatttagcagcacattttatattcatttttaggGATCATGTGATAGGAAGGGCTTAATTGAGGGTGATTatgataaaaaggaaatatatatatatatatatatcataaattccTAGAATATCATGGTTGGATCTTATTGAAATTTGGGAAATATCTTAaatattgaatgaaaaatcaatttgatgaaAACGGACCAAAGCTAATATAAATAttgggaaaaaagaaaactcaaagaaagtataattcaaaaattgaagttgttttattgaatgaaataatattcttataacaaaatttatgaCATTGATAGACATAATAATAACTCATCTTTCTCCACTAAGtgtctctttctctttctcatatatttatctcatctctcataattttttatcctcGTCATCTAGAATACTTACAAAAATATTCCActtgttttccttattttataaggaatcTAATTACAAACACATATCAAGTTTGGGAATAtttatgtttcaaaaagaaatatattctaaatagCCATTTAAGATACTTTCCCAACAATAGGAAAATGGTCAAAATTAgctatttatcataaaaaattgtgaaaaaatcaACCACTTTCATAGATAAAATTCTaaccttaatttcattttcaaccatTTTGAAATTCGAGATTTGAGTGATACTAAACGAAATTTTCATAGTACTTTTATTAATGACAATTTTATAAAGAATCAATTCATACTTTTTTTATGATATGCTTATAATAcattacataataaaaaaaatataacttttgaATGAATTCTTAGTTATCATTTCAATAATtccctaaaatttttaaagtaatttttaaaattttatcaaacatctaatttttataaaagaaacattttcaaactaaaaaaactcaaaatatacCAACTCTAATTcttcataattattaaattaaaattttctactaattgatatgaaaatttatgATCTACAACATTGGTTAATTTGGTGATAATATCTTAGCATAGGATatttataccatttttttaatcGTCATTTTTACAACATAATTATTGACATATAGATACATATGACAGGGTATTCATAAAATTTcttccatattttcttttctcctaaAATAACTcatgatgaaaataaataaaaataaatttaatagtaatatttatattattttttaataattttttttatcacttgttGACACGATATAATAACATGTGATTGATTGATATTTGATACCCAATGACACAATTTTATACCATATTTTAGGGGCTATATTATTATCACGTGATGATATAATAGGTGATAATGATAGCGATAAGAATATTCTAAAGAAATGTTTTTCATACCATCTCTTCTAATTATGGATTATTAGTCCCTAAAAGAAGCATTTTGCACCAAAGTTTTAGGGAAATGTTTTATTGCGTGATGACAGAATAGGTGATAATAATGAGAAGGGTTTGCATACCATGTTTTGAAATATCTGTTTTAATGAAaatggatgagaaaaaaaaaaaaaaaaaagaaagaaaaagaaaaaagaaagcatGGAAAATTGTAGTAAATGGTGAAAGGTGATAATAGAGGGAGCAAAAATTGAAGGCCCACTCACACACAAGTCACACCCTGATGGAGGTGGGGGCCGGGGGTAGTGGAGGGGCAGCATGAGAGAGATTCATCAATGTCTGAGTTGTCCGTACAGAGACAGCCCggttgaaaaagaaagaaattgggGGAGACAAAGTTTGCAAAACGGGGAAACCACTATGAAACAGAACGCGGGCCCCACTCACACGCTCATTAATGTGGGTCCACACATGTGGCGACATAAAGTCACACATACACCTCACACGTGCGACACGCCTGGGCCCCATCCCCcctaactctctctctctctctccctccctccctcacGTTCCCAACGAGCCCCTCTCCTTGGACTCTACCCCCATGCCCTGATGACGTGGCCGCCGTTTCACCGCCACCACTTTTCGTCTACGTGGCGGATATGCAGGGTGTCAGTTACTCACCCCGAAATCACAGCTCCTAAATGAGGTGTCCAAAGGGAAATTACTCAGATACCCCTTGGGTCGAATCGGACATGGGGAAGTGGGAAGGGGGTTTTGGGAAGAGTGTTTAAAAGGGTGATGCAAAATTTGGAAGTACAAAATCCGGGGAATTAAATATATGTTGATAAGTTTTTGAGGGGATTGGATTTTTTCTCTCCCTAGAaactctttcttattttgtttttgactctttctctctctaaactaaCCGCTAAATAAAACCCGAGCGAACTCATTCAGACACATCTCTATTGCATGCTCtgcttctctctctccctctctcccccCTTTCCCCCTCCTCTTTCTATCCtcattttcttgagaaaatacTAGAAGAAGAATCACCGGCAAACTACAAATACAAGCTTCCATGGCGGTTGAAGCTCCACATGTGAATCTCTTCCCTTCTCAACCCATCACCAacaggtattttttttttcatagattcctgttaattgattttttttgtaatgatttttttccttacgttttctttgaattttgatgCAGAAGTTTTCCCAATACGAACAATGGAAACTATCACACACTGATACAATCTGATCTTCCCCTGGCTGGGGCCATCGCGGAAACGTTCTTGCCTATGTATCAATCAAGCTTTTGTGATGCAAAGGCACCGGTGAAAGCGGACAGTGGCCTCACCTATAATATTCCAGTTCCGAGAAAGCGTTCAAGGGATTGGATGAGCAATCAGCAAAGCGTTTTCGACGTTTCATCCCTTTTCGGCGAAGAACTGTCCCTTCAGATGCAACAGCAGCAATTAGAGATTGACCGTTTGATAGCGGAAAATGTAAGAAACTTAACaggattcaaaattttcatttatttatttatcagtTTTCTCAACGACCAAAcagaaatttttgaatttagaaaatggaATTGAATTGGATTGAATCTGTTGCAGACAGAAAAGGTGAGATTGGAGGTCCAGGAAAGAAGAAAGCGGCAGTCGAGGATGCTGGTGAATGCAATTCACCAAGGAATCgggaaaaaactaaaagaaaaagacgAGGAGATACAGAGAATCGGGAAACTGAATTGGCTCCTCCAAGAAAGAGTGAGAACCCTTTCAGTGGAGAACCAGATATGGAGAGAGCTAGCGCAGACGAACGAAGCCACCGCTAACTCCCTCCGCACCAACCTGGAGCAGGTTCTGGCGCACGTGACAGAGGAGCGGCAGTGCGGCGGCGGCGGAGAGGCTGGCGCAGCAGAAGAAGAGGCAGAGTCGTGCTGCGGAAGCAACGGCGAGGAGAGGGGGGAGTGTGGCGGGGAAAGAGGAAACGAAGGTGAAAAAAGCGAGAAGCGGAAGTGTCGAAAGTGTGGGGTGGGGGAGTCATGCGTGCTGTTGCTGCCATGCAGGCATCTGTGCATCTGTACGGCGTGTGGGTCCACCACCCTCACTACATGCCCCGTATGTAACTCTGTCATTAATGCTAGTATCCATGTTAACATGTCCTAGAAACAGTGAACAGACCACACACCTTCAAGACTTAGAAGGAGTACAGCATTATCAGATTACAccaattttttcatttctctCTTTATCATTTTTGGTATATGAAAATGCTCTCAATGGGCACCAAGCATTTCCCTTGACTGTCTGACTTACCTCCAACGGTAAAATGGTAAATATCATTTTATGGCTTTCATTTTTAAACGACAAATTAGCTTTCAAAAAGGGTTTATAAAtgtaaagtattttttaatgaagCTTCACTGAAAAGTCTACTGCCATAATctctttacaaataaataaacagaagGATTCCAGTGCACTATGTCTTCATAATTGCACTTAGAATAACACAATGACCTACTACCATGTGGCATCATACCCCTATTTTGAGTATCTTCCTTTCTCCccatatatacatatttaagaaaacaaaatgtcAGCTAAATTTAGGATTGCTTTCAAAATTGGATAAGtaataaagaagataaaaatgttTCATATATGTTGCTTACGATAGATTCTATCTACTAAACAATATATGAGTAAGGGAAAGATAAGATAGGAAGGAGGAGAATGGTTCATATAACATTACAAGACCCCACAAGTAGTTGGGGATGGAGATGTGATTGTTTAgcatattttaattcttattcttggaatttaacaaaaatattccaaaggGAAACTTCTAGCCTCCTTTGTTTTAAAGTTTAAaccatttaataattttttttggtgataaacaatatggattttgaaagatctacgtttattgattaatttatgttttaagtttctcaaaaaCTTGAGGgtaaatgagaagaaaaaaaaattaaatttaataatttatttttatacatttcccaaaactcattttacttatttatgtctattataataaaattaaataattttaaaatatttaaattttatattaattttaattatatttgattttttttacaaatcaaatatgaataaactatttttttaaacatttttttaatattttctaaaaccaaacataCCCATAATGAACTTATTTCTATCAAATAAAATGTGTAGAAAGCGGTCGtccattaaaataattgaaattattatttttttatatttttcaaattttaatataaataagtgaaaaaaaataaaaattattaggaaagtggaatttgagaaaaatgaaaccccatttgattattatttaaaaaacaaaaaaaggttgAAACTAAAGAggcattaaattttttttcatacacaaattattattattagaaaaaaaaatagaaagtgtttaaaaagctaaaataaaatggaaaacttAGGagtaaattaatatattttttaatagctTAGTTTAGATATTGAGAAATAGGGGtagaaaatagaataaaagcAGTTGGGGATGTTGGGGATGGAGGTGACCAAGTGAGAAATGGGAACAAGGAAATGACACGTAATGAAACCTCAGCAGCAGATGGTGATGGGACTCAGAGGTTATTATTGATTGGGGGGCCCACCGCCCACCCCACCACACCTAATTcgttcattttaatttatttattcaccaAAAAGTGAAATTGCAAACTCAGCCGTACGTTCCACCGCCACGCCGATTCaccttctcttttcttctcaTATTTGGAGCAAGTCAAAAAtggtaaaatgaaaataaaaaaacattgatGACAATAATGTGAGGCATTAGGGTGTTTGTCCTTTTTCTCAAATTTCGTAggctttactttcaaatttgGGAAGGCCAGAAAAAGGCCCACAAAAGGGTCCAAAAGCCTGTCATAACGTGGTAAAATGTGAAATGGGGACGGGGAGAGGACAAAGAAATGTGAATGCAAGGGGCAGGGAAAAGGGAGGAAAAGATGAGGTATTGAGGGCAGGGcagatagagagagaaaaaggaggAGGAACCCTAAAAAGTCGCTGAGGAAATGGCGGAATGCGTACGTTAATGGGAGTGGGAGGGGGCGCAGGCTGTGAAATGTGTCAGTCATAGCGTTGGACACCTCCCCCCACTGCTGACAAACTCTGGTGTGTATTGGGCAATGCAACCCAACCCACAATATCTCAAGTCATAACAGTCTGCTCTTTCTGCTATTCCACTGTCCTCTCCAATAAGGACAAAACCCTCCCCATGGGCCCCCCACGTGAATCCCCTCCTGTCCTCCACGTGGGCTCCACGTACCCATTTTCGCCACCTGTACATTTTCATTAACCTATTCAAAGTATTGGCCTATCTCCTGGGCCCCACTTTCTGTGTTTTTGAACTCATTGCAGCGTTGAAAGCCATAAAAGCAGTGTCTGTTTGGGCATTTTCGCATGCACTCATTGCTGTCCTTTGGCCCCTTCTCCTCccccctttctttctttctttctttcttttgtcttcGCTTTCCATCATCCTCTGTTTGTTTCCTGcgaaaatatactattttatttgcCCTTCTCAACATCCTTGGTAAACTATCTTATTAACCGACATTGGTGTGAACACATGActggaaaatttttcttttcaatcacacAACCTCACCCCATTTTCCATTCTAGTTCAAAGCAAAATCTATCATTCTATGACTTGTTTGACCCCGTTTTCTTAAAGCAACGGTTGGTGGTAGGAAATTTGAgataaaatgtatatatatatatatatatacatttaaatatataaaattatttgttattttaaactcatttttacttattaatataaaaattaaataatttaaatatatataaaattttaattatttttattttttataagaaaattaaagatgaggaaattattttatatatatatatattctttttttattactttttaagaaccaaacataatttaatgGATTTTGAAGAACGAAATCTTGAGACTTAGATAATTAATAACATCTAAACCAGCAACCTAAAAGCTACGAATAAATGGTTGATATAGAGAACAATAGCGGTCtatttcataataattcatatataaaacATAGAGAAAGGTTAATCATGTGTAGAGGGATTACGTAGAGTGGCCTTAATCACTTCAACCACCTAATTATAAAAGAGGttgaataatttgtcttttAGTTGTGTAGAATGTTTGCTTCATAAAAtcagatattttattaataaatttgtgatGCAATATCAACTTCAATCTCCCAAATCCACATCATTTGTAACGTGCTTATGCTAAGTTCATTGAATGGACCCTATTATACTTTAATTCTAAAAATCATTTCCCTTAAATTCATTGAATGGAGTACCcaacatttcttttttattcaatataaatttatcatttactgtttttacttttttttttctttccaaactttctaaaattcaaataaagcTTAAAAATGTATGGTTATCTCCTATCTCATAGAAATCGAAAAAATATGGAAGTAGATTTACTAGAAGGtgtttatctttttagttttctctcttttttttttttaaagttgttcttggtgaaaaaaaaaaaacaaaaaatgatttttgtgaTATGTTCTATCTTGGTAAAAAAATATAGTGAAATCATTTTTCCCATTCTTTCTCCCGACCTTActaatttgctttcaaattccaaattgtttatttttctattttttttatgatttattataatttttttattaaataaaaaataaaatatttgactttttttttttaaatggaattgataatttgttatttttatttaatatttaatataaataaaatattttaaaaaacaaacaatctaatacttaacattattaaatactatttaattttaagttctaaaaaaaaagacaacactactcaaaattcaaatttattattgatttttttaatatatatttttaaatgttctAAGATTCAAATAAAGCTTAAAAATAtgtcttttttttgtttaatatctCCTATTCCGTATAAAAGGAATATAGCTTTATATTATTGTGccaattaaattattattattatttttcatagaataAGATCTAGAtgaccttttatttttttggaattttctatTAGAGAAATAACATGACTCAAGACACATGGacata is from Vitis riparia cultivar Riparia Gloire de Montpellier isolate 1030 chromosome 10, EGFV_Vit.rip_1.0, whole genome shotgun sequence and encodes:
- the LOC117924110 gene encoding E3 ubiquitin-protein ligase BOI isoform X1, which codes for MAVEAPHVNLFPSQPITNRSFPNTNNGNYHTLIQSDLPLAGAIAETFLPMYQSSFCDAKAPVKADSGLTYNIPVPRKRSRDWMSNQQSVFDVSSLFGEELSLQMQQQQLEIDRLIAENTEKVRLEVQERRKRQSRMLVNAIHQGIGKKLKEKDEEIQRIGKLNWLLQERVRTLSVENQIWRELAQTNEATANSLRTNLEQVLAHVTEERQCGGGGEAGAAEEEAESCCGSNGEERGECGGERGNEGEKSEKRKCRKCGVGESCVLLLPCRHLCICTACGSTTLTTCPVCNSVINASIHVNMS
- the LOC117924110 gene encoding E3 ubiquitin-protein ligase BOI isoform X4 — translated: MAVEAPHVNLFPSQPITNSFPNTNNGNYHTLIQSDLPLAGAIAETFLPMYQSSFCDAKAPVKADSGLTYNIPVPRKRSRDWMSNQQSVFDVSSLFGEELSLQMQQQQLEIDRLIAENTEKVRLEVQERRKRQSRMLVNAIHQGIGKKLKEKDEEIQRIGKLNWLLQERVRTLSVENQIWRELAQTNEATANSLRTNLEQVLAHVTEERQCGGGGEAGAAEEEAESCCGSNGEERGECGGERGNEGEKSEKRKCRKCGVGESCVLLLPCRHLCICTACGSTTLTTCPVCNSVINASIHVNMS
- the LOC117924110 gene encoding E3 ubiquitin-protein ligase BOI isoform X3, which gives rise to MAVEAPHVNLFPSQPITNRSFPNTNNGNYHTLIQSDLPLAGAIAETFLPMYQSSFCDAKAPVKADSGLTYNIPVPRKRSRDWMSNQQSVFDVSSLFGEELSLQMQQQQLEIDRLIAENTEKVRLEVQERRKRQSRMLVNAIHQGIGKKLKEKDEEIQRIGKLNWLLQERVRTLSVENQIWRELAQTNEATANSLRTNLEQVLAHVTEERQCGGGGEAGAAEEEAESCCGSNGEERGECGGERGNEGEKSEKRKCRKCGVGESCVLLLPCRHLCICTACGSTTLTTCPVCNSVINASIHVNMS